Proteins encoded in a region of the Paenibacillus wynnii genome:
- a CDS encoding B12-binding domain-containing radical SAM protein, producing MRKSILLIQPENEKINRFRRKQFNNFVQITMPYLAGFIDETKYKITLVDEYQQKIPYQRNFDLVAITVNTPNAYHCYTIAEKFRAKGAKVIFGGPHATLLPEEASEHCDSLIVGEAEEIWPKFLGDFYQGNFQQIYRSDAIPDLKDVPLPRWDLLKRSSLMKGAVFSTRGCPYRCAYCNLKQIYHDTFRSRPTSEVIHEISLMKSKFFVFWDDNFFADKAHALELMESLKPLRKKWAAQVTLADCNNDELLQKAREAGCLYLFVGLESFSPSALRGVNKQMNRVGSYQDIIHKLHKHKIMIQAGIVFGFDEDTPATFQHTLEACESLGIDGVTVSILTPLPQTPVHAQMKGEQRLLNEDWSLYNGKTDVVFNPIHMTEEQLLNGYNDFRRQFYSLPSFIKRMRVSRTHLFYNFVMNLGYRLAIKR from the coding sequence ATGAGAAAAAGCATTCTGCTTATTCAGCCGGAGAACGAGAAAATTAATCGGTTCCGCCGGAAGCAGTTCAATAATTTTGTACAGATCACGATGCCGTATTTAGCTGGTTTTATTGATGAGACCAAATACAAGATTACTCTAGTGGATGAGTATCAGCAAAAAATCCCGTATCAGCGCAATTTTGATCTGGTGGCTATCACTGTGAACACACCTAATGCATATCATTGCTACACCATTGCTGAGAAATTCCGGGCAAAAGGAGCTAAGGTCATATTTGGAGGGCCCCATGCTACCCTTCTTCCGGAGGAGGCTTCCGAACATTGTGACAGTCTAATAGTAGGTGAAGCGGAAGAGATCTGGCCTAAATTTTTGGGGGATTTCTATCAGGGCAATTTCCAGCAAATCTATCGATCTGACGCTATCCCGGATTTAAAAGATGTGCCCCTACCCCGTTGGGATCTGCTAAAAAGAAGCTCGCTGATGAAAGGGGCGGTATTCTCAACCAGAGGTTGTCCTTACCGCTGTGCTTACTGCAACTTGAAGCAAATCTATCATGACACCTTCCGCTCCCGTCCCACAAGCGAGGTTATTCATGAGATTTCCTTGATGAAATCGAAGTTTTTTGTGTTTTGGGATGATAATTTTTTTGCGGATAAAGCGCATGCTTTAGAGTTGATGGAGAGCCTTAAGCCCCTCCGTAAAAAATGGGCGGCACAGGTGACACTGGCGGATTGCAACAATGATGAGCTCCTGCAGAAGGCGAGGGAAGCGGGTTGTTTGTATTTGTTTGTAGGTCTTGAATCATTTTCTCCATCTGCACTACGGGGTGTGAACAAACAAATGAATCGCGTAGGGTCCTATCAGGATATTATCCATAAGCTGCATAAACATAAAATCATGATACAGGCCGGCATCGTATTCGGCTTTGATGAGGATACCCCGGCAACCTTTCAGCACACCTTGGAAGCCTGTGAGTCACTGGGAATTGACGGAGTAACCGTCAGTATTTTGACACCTCTGCCCCAAACACCTGTACATGCCCAAATGAAAGGTGAGCAGCGCCTTTTAAATGAAGATTGGAGTCTTTACAACGGCAAAACGGATGTAGTTTTCAACCCAATACATATGACGGAGGAGCAGCTACTTAATGGATATAACGATTTTCGGCGTCAATTCTACTCCTTACCCTCGTTTATCAAACGGATGCGCGTATCCAGAACACATTTATTCTATAATTTTGTAATGAACCTCGGGTACCGTCTGGCGATCAAGCGTTAA
- a CDS encoding DUF3600 domain-containing protein, translating into MNLDEQLRAALQDETKGWVAPPELKERVLKQVASTQGGKKMKKWLVAGIVAAALLIPTGAYAGYNYLADTIYGSQENVAQFGVTQQQYDQLEAKLQGAEQNFSEEEFAKLMSLLKELGNYNLKIADSKGVLHPEQLSANEQVAYTKLTAELEPYFAKLNKETAPSNDTSWSKRMKQAEQTFSEVELADFKRILNEMKNYNDITMDSDGSVHMDRLSETDKINHQQLYDQIKPYTDKLGTVIMPPK; encoded by the coding sequence ATGAATCTCGATGAACAGCTGCGAGCAGCCCTCCAAGATGAAACCAAAGGATGGGTGGCTCCACCGGAACTCAAGGAAAGAGTACTTAAGCAGGTTGCATCGACACAAGGGGGAAAAAAGATGAAAAAGTGGCTAGTGGCAGGCATAGTAGCTGCTGCGTTATTAATCCCTACAGGAGCATATGCGGGATACAATTACTTGGCGGATACCATTTATGGTTCACAAGAGAACGTAGCACAATTCGGGGTAACACAACAGCAGTATGATCAACTGGAGGCGAAACTCCAAGGGGCTGAGCAAAACTTTAGTGAAGAAGAGTTCGCCAAGTTAATGTCCCTTCTAAAAGAACTCGGTAACTATAATCTAAAAATAGCCGATTCTAAGGGCGTGCTCCACCCTGAGCAACTAAGTGCTAATGAACAAGTGGCGTATACGAAGCTTACTGCAGAGCTTGAGCCATATTTTGCAAAACTAAATAAAGAGACGGCACCGAGTAATGACACTTCCTGGTCTAAGAGAATGAAACAAGCAGAGCAGACTTTCAGTGAAGTTGAATTGGCTGATTTTAAAAGAATTCTTAATGAGATGAAAAATTATAACGACATAACAATGGACTCGGATGGCAGCGTTCATATGGACCGGCTGTCTGAGACAGATAAAATCAATCACCAGCAACTTTATGATCAGATAAAGCCTTATACGGATAAACTAGGCACTGTGATAATGCCACCTAAATGA
- a CDS encoding TatD family hydrolase — MIDAHIHLEQYDWEAIDPMLKELPVMGIEALLAVSMNLESCIRTEKLAAKYPGIVRPAYGFHPEQPLPKVDELTALLEWIEARAGDFTAVGEIGLPYYSRAEALERGEEFNTEPYINLLDTMLGLASHLAKPVVLHAVYEDALIVCDLLEKHEIQRAHFHWFKGPEEAIRRMIASGYYISFTPDILYEAEIQELARRYPPELVMAETDGPWPFEGPFAGRSTHPSMIREVAAVWGALNGYSPSQAEEILTANTVNFYDL; from the coding sequence ATGATAGACGCACATATCCACCTGGAACAATACGATTGGGAAGCTATAGACCCTATGCTTAAAGAGCTCCCGGTAATGGGTATTGAAGCACTGTTAGCCGTATCGATGAATCTAGAGTCATGCATCCGTACAGAGAAGCTGGCCGCAAAGTACCCCGGTATCGTCAGACCCGCCTATGGATTTCATCCCGAGCAACCGCTGCCGAAAGTGGATGAACTGACAGCACTGCTGGAGTGGATAGAAGCCCGCGCCGGGGATTTTACTGCTGTGGGCGAGATCGGCTTACCGTATTATTCTCGGGCGGAAGCTTTGGAGCGCGGTGAGGAATTTAATACCGAACCCTATATCAATCTACTGGATACTATGCTCGGTCTAGCCTCACACCTTGCCAAACCCGTCGTGCTTCATGCCGTATACGAGGATGCCCTTATTGTCTGTGATCTGTTGGAAAAACACGAGATTCAGCGTGCCCATTTCCATTGGTTCAAAGGACCGGAAGAGGCCATCCGTCGGATGATTGCCAGCGGATATTATATCTCCTTTACACCTGACATACTGTATGAAGCAGAGATTCAGGAGTTGGCGAGGCGCTACCCGCCGGAGCTGGTTATGGCTGAAACGGATGGCCCTTGGCCCTTCGAGGGGCCTTTTGCCGGACGCTCTACTCATCCTTCTATGATCCGAGAGGTTGCTGCCGTATGGGGCGCTTTGAATGGTTACTCTCCCAGCCAAGCCGAAGAGATTCTCACTGCAAATACAGTAAATTTCTATGATCTATAG
- a CDS encoding sigma-70 family RNA polymerase sigma factor: protein MNDPAEYNSLIALTLAGSCEAYSEIYETTIGDVYKTVHFLVANRSDADDVIQEIYMQVHRSLGQFDVSRPFKPWMMGVVMRQVQAYRRKRWTHLRLIHKAERYGQAMDSDFTSEVVDKIANRPLLASVNSLPYKLKQVVILHYLNENSQEEIAAILDIPLGTVKSRIHAALQKLRAKRNPNSRAVGKVEDLYESR from the coding sequence ATGAACGATCCAGCTGAATACAACAGTCTCATTGCGCTTACGCTAGCCGGCAGCTGTGAAGCTTATAGTGAGATTTACGAAACAACGATTGGGGATGTCTACAAAACCGTTCATTTCCTCGTTGCCAATCGTTCTGATGCAGACGATGTAATCCAAGAGATTTATATGCAGGTACATCGTTCACTTGGGCAATTTGATGTCAGCCGACCCTTTAAGCCATGGATGATGGGTGTGGTTATGCGGCAGGTTCAGGCTTATCGACGAAAGAGATGGACGCATCTCCGGTTGATCCACAAAGCTGAGCGGTATGGTCAAGCGATGGACAGTGATTTTACCAGTGAGGTTGTAGACAAAATAGCCAATCGTCCTTTACTGGCGAGCGTGAACAGTCTCCCTTACAAGCTTAAGCAAGTTGTAATTCTCCATTACCTCAATGAAAACTCTCAGGAAGAGATTGCTGCTATTTTGGACATTCCTCTAGGGACGGTAAAATCGCGTATCCATGCGGCTCTACAGAAGCTCCGTGCGAAACGGAACCCTAACAGTCGAGCTGTGGGAAAGGTGGAGGATTTGTATGAATCTCGATGA
- a CDS encoding IS1182 family transposase, whose amino-acid sequence MLNEKDQGDSGKYQMEMVCLDQLVPSDHLLRLVEKHVDFSFITEKVRPYYSATQGRPSIPPIRLFKMMLIGYLFNIRSERILEQDINVNLAYRWFLGLGLSEPVPDHSTISYNRNGRFQGTDVFQEIFDEVVRLAISHRMIAGRLLITDSTHIEANANKNRYTQQMTSESPHAYLQELETAVHESRRAHGKKPLAPPRGKREEEPKKLKVSLTDPESGYMNRKNKPEGFFYLDHRTVDHKYNMITDVYVTPGNVNDSTVYMERLTRQLETFGFRDTLEAIALDSGYMVPHICKQTTPWMTVIAERKPPSKPGFLTKEDFTYDAKKDVYVCPLGQPLTYRTTNRQGYNEYISSKGHCAACPKVTQCTENSKHQRTIQRHVWEDFKEKVHQNRKSPEGEKIYKYRAQTIERSFADAKNLHGYRRCRMRGKAKMQEQALMTAIAQNLKKMARHLAKMEAYAFHLCMKKSNLHYFNRHLGFRMIFAA is encoded by the coding sequence ATGTTAAACGAAAAAGATCAAGGGGATAGCGGAAAATATCAAATGGAGATGGTTTGTTTAGACCAGTTGGTTCCCTCCGATCACCTCCTTCGTTTGGTCGAAAAACATGTGGATTTTTCGTTCATTACCGAAAAGGTACGCCCTTATTATAGTGCAACCCAAGGAAGACCTTCGATTCCACCCATCCGTTTATTCAAAATGATGCTGATTGGCTACCTGTTTAACATTCGTTCCGAACGCATCCTTGAGCAGGACATTAACGTTAACCTTGCCTACCGGTGGTTTTTAGGCCTGGGCCTTAGTGAACCAGTTCCGGACCATTCCACGATTAGTTATAACCGGAATGGACGATTTCAGGGAACCGATGTCTTCCAGGAAATCTTCGACGAAGTGGTGCGGCTTGCCATTTCCCACCGCATGATTGCGGGGCGGCTCTTAATTACAGATTCGACGCACATCGAGGCGAATGCCAATAAAAATCGTTATACGCAGCAAATGACGAGTGAGTCCCCGCACGCCTATCTGCAAGAGTTGGAGACCGCAGTCCATGAAAGCCGCCGTGCTCACGGGAAAAAGCCATTAGCTCCTCCACGCGGGAAACGGGAGGAGGAGCCCAAAAAACTGAAAGTGAGCCTGACTGATCCAGAGAGCGGCTACATGAATCGTAAGAACAAACCGGAAGGATTCTTTTACTTAGACCACCGGACGGTTGACCACAAATACAATATGATTACCGATGTGTATGTGACGCCAGGCAATGTCAATGATTCAACCGTGTATATGGAGCGCTTAACCCGGCAACTGGAGACCTTTGGTTTTCGAGACACCCTCGAAGCCATAGCCTTGGATTCCGGATACATGGTGCCCCATATTTGCAAACAAACGACGCCATGGATGACTGTAATTGCCGAGCGGAAACCACCCAGCAAACCCGGCTTTCTCACGAAAGAAGACTTTACCTATGATGCGAAAAAGGATGTATACGTATGTCCATTAGGACAACCACTCACGTACCGAACGACGAACCGACAAGGCTACAACGAGTATATATCATCCAAGGGGCACTGCGCGGCTTGCCCGAAAGTCACTCAATGTACTGAAAACTCCAAGCACCAGCGTACGATTCAGCGGCATGTATGGGAAGACTTCAAAGAGAAAGTACACCAAAACCGGAAAAGTCCCGAAGGCGAGAAAATCTACAAATACCGCGCTCAAACCATTGAGCGTAGCTTTGCTGATGCCAAAAATCTCCACGGGTACCGTCGATGCCGAATGCGGGGCAAAGCCAAGATGCAGGAACAGGCATTGATGACGGCCATTGCACAGAATCTGAAGAAAATGGCCCGTCACTTAGCAAAGATGGAGGCCTATGCTTTTCATTTGTGTATGAAAAAGAGTAACCTTCACTACTTTAACCGTCATTTGGGTTTCCGCATGATATTTGCAGCTTGA
- a CDS encoding sigma-70 family RNA polymerase sigma factor — protein MLMDDYGDMLLRTACLLLKDLQSAEEAVQDTFIQAYNKIEQLQEPENLKAWMVRIVVNRCRMRQRTWSWRNIFPSAETEQLHLAESNLMSGAEELFMLQWHNVRLVEAVRTLDYIYRECLALYYFHEMTIREISEQLEIPENTIKSRLARGRILLKKLLEKEGQFK, from the coding sequence CTGCTCATGGATGATTACGGGGATATGCTCCTTCGGACAGCCTGCTTGTTGCTCAAGGATCTACAAAGTGCAGAGGAAGCTGTACAGGATACGTTCATTCAGGCCTATAACAAAATAGAACAACTGCAGGAGCCTGAAAATTTAAAAGCTTGGATGGTCCGTATTGTTGTGAATCGCTGTCGGATGAGGCAACGGACCTGGAGCTGGCGAAATATATTCCCCTCGGCAGAAACGGAGCAGCTTCACTTGGCCGAATCAAACCTCATGTCCGGTGCGGAAGAGCTTTTCATGCTGCAATGGCATAATGTCAGACTTGTAGAGGCTGTCAGAACTCTCGATTACATATACCGCGAATGTCTCGCTCTATATTATTTCCATGAGATGACAATCCGTGAAATATCAGAGCAGTTGGAGATCCCTGAGAATACAATAAAATCCCGACTTGCCAGAGGAAGGATTCTACTTAAAAAGCTATTGGAGAAGGAGGGTCAATTCAAATGA
- a CDS encoding alpha-amylase family glycosyl hydrolase, with amino-acid sequence MSAFPIKGSNGVRFVYYPDIQVDSVAVAGTFNHWNGDRHYMTPMEVARGWEIEIPIARGRHLYKLVVNGEAWIIDPLNPNVSEDGQNNSSFTVTEHGEVLIRTNEISKEHPGYMYDHFTAIESPEWIQKAVIYQLHTRAFTDKGFRGLSEKIDYFKDMGINTLWLMPFHEVGVQGRIGEYGDPYAVKDFYSIDPTFGTQEDLSDFITKAHANGIKVIMDWVLNRTSVDHILTRSHPEYFTRNDQDGIYYDVPGRDYFAGIEFRSREMREYILGAMKYWVVEFDFDGIRLDDSDITPYDFLVEIKHALQAVKEDLILISQAYDEYHGNPRILVREMMDGTLTQSDFIAIYNSYKYSFPKHALRMSWLEEKERSRAIDFFGEKGAGPAASILLTLEGVPCLMMGQEFNENTLETWASLFDEYKLNWNSFDAEMFEHYKYLIHLRTNHPAFWLGELEFIPNSEEKVLSYTRKHEDSTYLIVVNLSVDGLFVGFEQYETYIIDRATEVYRTGKDDYCQGEHSSSLWIGSYETIIYKLDS; translated from the coding sequence ATGTCTGCTTTTCCAATCAAAGGATCAAACGGTGTACGATTTGTGTATTATCCGGATATTCAAGTGGATAGTGTCGCGGTAGCAGGGACCTTCAATCATTGGAATGGCGATAGACATTACATGACCCCTATGGAAGTTGCAAGAGGCTGGGAGATCGAGATACCGATAGCCAGGGGCAGACACCTATATAAATTAGTAGTGAACGGTGAAGCTTGGATTATAGATCCATTGAACCCAAATGTGTCGGAGGATGGACAAAATAACTCGTCCTTTACCGTAACCGAGCATGGTGAGGTTCTGATTAGAACTAATGAAATCTCTAAGGAACATCCCGGATACATGTATGACCATTTTACAGCAATAGAGAGCCCCGAATGGATTCAAAAAGCAGTGATTTATCAGCTTCATACGAGGGCATTTACCGACAAGGGTTTTAGAGGACTCTCTGAAAAAATAGATTATTTCAAAGATATGGGCATCAACACCCTGTGGCTTATGCCGTTCCACGAAGTTGGTGTTCAAGGCAGGATCGGTGAGTACGGCGACCCGTATGCGGTTAAAGATTTCTATTCCATAGACCCCACTTTTGGAACCCAAGAGGACTTGTCAGACTTTATTACTAAAGCACATGCGAACGGAATCAAGGTTATTATGGACTGGGTACTAAACCGAACCAGCGTGGATCACATCCTGACAAGAAGCCACCCGGAGTATTTTACACGGAATGATCAGGACGGAATTTATTATGATGTGCCGGGTCGAGATTATTTTGCCGGGATAGAATTCCGAAGCCGCGAGATGAGAGAGTATATACTCGGGGCTATGAAATATTGGGTCGTAGAGTTTGATTTTGATGGCATTCGGTTGGACGACTCGGACATTACTCCTTATGATTTTCTCGTAGAGATCAAGCATGCACTACAAGCAGTAAAAGAGGATCTAATCCTGATCTCACAAGCCTACGATGAATATCATGGCAATCCGCGGATTTTGGTGCGGGAGATGATGGACGGAACCCTTACGCAGAGTGATTTTATAGCAATATATAATTCATATAAGTACAGCTTTCCTAAACATGCGCTCCGTATGAGCTGGCTGGAGGAGAAGGAACGTTCAAGAGCGATAGACTTTTTTGGTGAAAAAGGTGCCGGACCTGCAGCTTCGATCCTTTTAACGCTTGAGGGGGTGCCATGCCTGATGATGGGCCAAGAATTTAATGAAAACACTTTGGAAACTTGGGCCTCACTATTCGATGAATATAAGCTCAATTGGAACTCTTTTGATGCAGAGATGTTTGAGCACTATAAGTATCTCATCCATTTACGTACAAATCATCCGGCTTTCTGGTTGGGAGAATTAGAATTTATTCCGAATTCAGAGGAAAAGGTTTTATCATATACGAGGAAACATGAAGATAGTACATATCTAATAGTCGTGAATTTATCAGTGGATGGCTTGTTTGTAGGTTTTGAACAATATGAAACGTATATCATTGATAGAGCAACCGAAGTCTATCGTACGGGGAAAGACGATTACTGCCAGGGAGAGCATTCATCTTCACTATGGATAGGCAGCTATGAGACTATAATATATAAACTCGATTCTTAA
- a CDS encoding metallophosphoesterase, producing MFVLIGIVFLLLYGVLVFYIGWSGWSWIKPLVSKRFKLVYILSLIFLATSFILGRIFSDFSVLSMIGSYWMAVFSMLILLLPVIHISLWLIRLTPLPRHHAQKWAGVVTLVVLVSLLSYGSFNAYSPIVREYDLQINKKVEGLSNLKIVMAADMHYGILSGTSHAKRMVEEINALMPDIVLYPGDLIDDDLDAYLDRGIDKILRNIEAPYGVYASLGNHDKLDGPTEKLVEALERSNMQVLYDETLTLEGRLTLIGRKDRTETDRAELAQLMEDTDPSLPLILLDHQPYELDIAEQNGIDLMLSGHTHRGQIAPAHLITNALFENDWGHLQKGSFHSIVTSGYGFWGPPIRLGSRSEIVQINVSFTGTDPS from the coding sequence ATGTTTGTTTTGATTGGAATTGTATTTCTGCTGCTATATGGTGTTCTAGTATTCTATATCGGCTGGAGCGGCTGGAGCTGGATAAAACCGTTGGTATCAAAAAGGTTCAAACTTGTATATATTCTGTCTCTAATCTTTTTGGCCACTTCTTTCATACTGGGTCGGATATTTAGTGATTTTTCTGTTCTAAGTATGATTGGATCCTATTGGATGGCTGTCTTTTCTATGCTAATTCTGCTACTGCCAGTTATTCATATAAGTCTCTGGCTAATTCGGCTAACCCCGCTTCCACGTCACCATGCTCAGAAATGGGCGGGGGTAGTCACACTGGTAGTGTTGGTTTCCCTGCTAAGTTATGGATCCTTCAATGCTTACAGCCCAATTGTGCGTGAATACGACCTGCAGATTAATAAAAAGGTTGAGGGTCTCAGCAATTTGAAGATAGTTATGGCCGCAGACATGCACTATGGAATACTCTCCGGGACTTCACATGCTAAACGGATGGTAGAGGAAATCAATGCCCTGATGCCTGATATTGTGTTGTACCCCGGGGATCTTATTGATGATGATCTTGATGCCTATTTGGACAGAGGGATCGACAAGATTCTGCGTAATATTGAAGCACCTTACGGCGTTTACGCATCGCTAGGTAATCACGATAAATTGGACGGTCCAACCGAGAAGTTGGTAGAAGCATTAGAACGCAGCAACATGCAGGTTCTGTACGATGAGACCCTTACGCTAGAAGGAAGGCTGACACTCATTGGCCGCAAAGACCGGACAGAAACCGACCGCGCAGAATTGGCTCAGTTGATGGAAGATACAGACCCTAGCCTTCCTCTAATTTTGTTGGATCACCAGCCTTATGAACTGGATATTGCCGAGCAGAATGGGATTGATCTAATGCTTTCCGGACATACCCACCGGGGCCAGATTGCCCCTGCACATTTGATTACCAACGCCTTATTTGAGAATGATTGGGGACATTTGCAAAAAGGCTCCTTCCACTCTATCGTTACCTCTGGATATGGCTTCTGGGGACCTCCAATCCGTCTTGGGAGTCGTTCTGAAATCGTCCAGATTAATGTTAGCTTTACAGGGACAGATCCATCCTGA
- a CDS encoding carboxypeptidase-like regulatory domain-containing protein, with amino-acid sequence MTIKIKIKHLVLWVLGPAILLIVILNSVPSLAKLGQSTPTESSPENARIQLLQQLNSSTGNPHLELIRKKIIDTGSRHSSYLFDVYIGPTSSHWSVDEVNSINLLPADRITFLDEYIREGPVDDYYIRASKQLVYEYDSLSREDDAEQALITAESRISSNTSTARELALLRGERALDRGDVAAAETILEKSTSPSYVHETELDGRMNWLKARLLFTKGNFKQAHLLVKSSLKTYRNNKDSLKLVTDTERQLVDLQAEIESAMNIAHTDSANLSGTLARSDGTPIPFAGIFLRDESHVNHSVTDSEPYRILTDSEGHFQFHGVIPGYYQLELGLHFNQIDGWTWPIQFGDWIEIKQGENKLANVTLQPLLELHSPVNQQIITDKNINFSWEAVTGAAYYNLNGSVWSENSSYTNQIKGHVTDNHVTIPINELYYTSGGFSFGSQGDWQSIKPNSLLGFTNPDNRYSWSIEAFDTSGKLITRSNGYRLDENRVGNLPFFYLKERTLSNADRILLDKKPDQAIVAYQQDYAANPQDLHALHMLVHLLRAKDTFMESKPKVDSTIPLIKKLLQMYPSEGYASTLTQYFYEQADWKQYNEYYSLYLSVADQKPNSYMRAINALALWHQGEVDRARKELAISLEEDNNHRFIGGYLALELYAGEALSSVSEIAARYPDHSGEPNGNRWTSLLSQLTVQRAQHPEVFDKQLKEKLDWYMLGKSELLKQWMDQTDASALKKFMGALLEVR; translated from the coding sequence ATGACAATTAAGATCAAAATCAAGCATCTAGTTCTATGGGTGTTGGGCCCTGCCATTCTACTGATTGTCATTCTTAATTCGGTGCCTTCTCTAGCTAAACTGGGTCAATCTACTCCTACAGAATCCTCACCAGAAAATGCCCGTATACAGCTGCTGCAACAGTTGAATTCATCGACTGGCAACCCCCATTTGGAGCTGATTCGTAAAAAAATCATAGATACCGGCAGCAGGCATAGTTCCTACCTATTCGATGTATATATTGGACCTACATCGAGTCATTGGAGTGTAGACGAGGTCAATTCAATTAATCTTTTACCGGCGGACAGAATTACTTTCTTGGATGAATACATTCGCGAGGGACCAGTCGATGATTATTACATACGAGCATCTAAACAATTAGTGTATGAATATGACTCACTCAGCCGGGAAGATGATGCTGAACAGGCACTGATAACTGCGGAATCCAGAATAAGCAGCAACACCTCAACAGCAAGAGAATTAGCACTCCTACGGGGAGAAAGGGCTTTGGACCGGGGGGACGTGGCAGCAGCGGAAACAATCCTAGAAAAGTCAACGTCCCCTTCATATGTGCATGAAACTGAGCTGGACGGAAGAATGAACTGGCTTAAAGCTCGGCTATTATTTACAAAAGGTAATTTTAAACAGGCCCATTTATTAGTGAAGAGCAGCTTGAAGACTTACCGGAATAACAAGGACAGCTTAAAGCTTGTTACGGATACGGAAAGACAGCTAGTAGACCTTCAAGCGGAGATCGAATCCGCAATGAATATAGCTCATACAGACTCTGCTAACCTTTCGGGGACTTTAGCACGAAGTGATGGAACCCCCATCCCTTTCGCAGGTATTTTTCTACGGGATGAGAGCCATGTCAATCACAGCGTGACAGATAGTGAACCGTACCGAATTCTTACCGATTCAGAAGGTCATTTTCAATTTCACGGGGTGATTCCAGGTTACTATCAACTCGAATTGGGGCTCCACTTTAATCAAATTGACGGTTGGACCTGGCCTATACAGTTTGGGGACTGGATTGAAATCAAACAAGGGGAGAACAAGCTAGCAAATGTTACCCTGCAGCCCCTGCTTGAGCTTCATTCGCCCGTTAATCAGCAAATTATTACCGATAAGAATATTAATTTTAGCTGGGAAGCTGTAACCGGAGCCGCTTACTATAATCTTAATGGCAGTGTTTGGTCCGAAAACAGCTCGTACACTAATCAAATCAAAGGACATGTAACAGATAATCACGTTACCATCCCGATAAATGAGTTGTATTACACTAGCGGGGGATTTTCTTTTGGCAGCCAAGGCGATTGGCAATCGATTAAGCCGAATTCTCTTCTCGGATTCACGAATCCAGATAACCGTTACTCATGGAGTATTGAGGCTTTTGATACGAGTGGAAAATTGATCACACGTAGCAATGGCTACAGGTTAGATGAGAACCGAGTCGGGAATCTCCCCTTTTTCTATTTAAAGGAACGAACACTCAGTAATGCTGATCGAATTTTGCTGGATAAGAAGCCCGATCAGGCGATAGTTGCTTACCAACAGGATTACGCTGCTAATCCTCAGGATCTGCATGCCCTTCATATGTTAGTTCACCTGTTGCGGGCAAAGGATACTTTTATGGAGAGTAAACCGAAGGTTGATTCTACCATCCCATTGATTAAAAAACTTTTACAGATGTATCCCTCAGAGGGCTATGCTTCAACCTTGACACAATATTTCTATGAGCAGGCAGACTGGAAACAGTATAACGAATATTATTCCTTGTACCTGAGTGTAGCCGATCAGAAGCCTAATTCTTACATGAGAGCCATCAACGCCCTTGCTCTTTGGCATCAGGGAGAGGTAGATAGAGCCCGAAAGGAGTTGGCAATTTCTCTGGAGGAGGATAACAATCATCGATTTATCGGAGGTTATCTGGCGTTGGAGTTATATGCAGGTGAAGCCCTTTCCTCTGTTTCGGAGATTGCTGCCCGCTACCCTGATCACAGCGGCGAACCTAATGGCAATCGATGGACCTCGCTCCTTAGTCAACTTACCGTTCAAAGAGCACAACACCCAGAGGTCTTCGACAAGCAGTTGAAGGAAAAACTTGATTGGTATATGCTCGGCAAGTCGGAGCTTTTGAAGCAATGGATGGATCAAACAGATGCATCTGCATTGAAGAAATTTATGGGTGCTCTTCTCGAGGTTAGATGA